A DNA window from Leptolyngbya sp. KIOST-1 contains the following coding sequences:
- a CDS encoding GNAT family N-acetyltransferase, translated as MGYLSCQAPSHDDIAALVALDQLALGGLWSAEGYRREIDSPNSCLLMLVHRAHAIGGEGLNPSTASMAHPQPSDVMDSHLIGIDELAAADLTAVAPPPDRGPGVVPGGENGDDSGDDSGERRLLGLGCYWAILDEAHITVLAIDPRYQRRGLGSWLLVNLLLEACADPVAVASSSSRDRSETCALVRATLEVRPSNSRALALYESFGFESLGRRRRYYADGEDALILWQNSLRTPEFRDRLHQRYSQIYQRLQRQGWRIANPKLSANRT; from the coding sequence GTGGGTTACCTCTCCTGCCAGGCTCCGAGCCACGACGACATTGCTGCTCTGGTAGCCCTCGACCAGCTGGCCCTGGGGGGGCTGTGGTCGGCGGAGGGGTACCGGCGGGAGATCGACAGCCCCAACAGCTGTCTCCTGATGCTGGTGCATCGAGCCCATGCTATCGGTGGGGAGGGGCTGAATCCATCGACGGCTTCAATGGCTCACCCTCAGCCCTCAGATGTAATGGATTCACACTTAATCGGTATAGATGAGCTGGCTGCCGCCGACCTCACGGCGGTGGCTCCGCCTCCAGACCGAGGCCCTGGGGTGGTCCCAGGCGGGGAGAATGGCGATGACTCTGGCGATGACTCTGGCGAACGACGTCTTCTCGGCCTGGGCTGCTACTGGGCTATTTTGGATGAGGCCCACATCACGGTGCTGGCGATCGATCCTCGCTACCAGCGGCGGGGGTTGGGGAGCTGGCTGCTGGTCAACCTGCTGCTTGAGGCCTGTGCGGATCCGGTCGCGGTTGCCAGCAGTTCTAGTCGGGATCGCTCTGAGACCTGTGCCCTGGTCCGCGCCACCCTGGAGGTACGGCCTTCCAACAGTCGCGCCCTGGCCCTCTACGAGAGCTTTGGCTTTGAAAGCCTGGGACGCCGCCGTCGCTACTACGCAGATGGCGAAGATGCCCTGATTTTGTGGCAAAACTCGCTTAGAACCCCCGAATTTCGCGATCGACTGCACCAGCGCTACAGTCAGATTTACCAGCGGCTCCAGCGCCAGGGATGGCGAATTGCCAATCCAAAACTGTCGGCAAACCGAACCTGA
- the cdaA gene encoding diadenylate cyclase CdaA, with amino-acid sequence MNYLWEQWLTNLDQVRFVLQALDIALVLLLSYVVLVIIGEKRTLWMVRGLIFLMLAAALGKFLGLALLGFVLDKLVIGSAVAMAFMLQGEFRRLLELLGQGRVWELLSPSREAMPQPDNVIDEIVDAVKELSQNRTGALLILEIDKPIDERDFTVPGVRLNAEVSKELIQTIFQTSTLLHDGAMLVRGSRIAAAGVILPISERVASRQLGTRHRAAMGITERVEHCLCVVVSEETGSISLAEGGILDRPLTSSRLRSILRSKFSKSVDREAVAPQLRSLGRRLGSLGVTYVLRLFRLPSSSPREKK; translated from the coding sequence ATGAACTACCTGTGGGAGCAATGGCTAACAAACCTTGACCAGGTCAGGTTCGTGCTTCAGGCGCTGGATATTGCGCTGGTGCTGCTGCTGAGCTATGTGGTGCTGGTCATCATTGGCGAGAAGCGCACCCTGTGGATGGTGCGGGGGCTAATTTTTTTAATGCTGGCGGCGGCGCTGGGCAAATTCCTGGGCCTGGCGCTGCTGGGCTTTGTGCTCGACAAGCTGGTGATTGGCTCGGCGGTGGCGATGGCGTTCATGCTCCAGGGGGAATTTCGGCGGCTGCTGGAGCTGCTGGGGCAGGGGCGGGTCTGGGAGTTGCTCAGCCCGTCTCGGGAGGCGATGCCCCAGCCCGACAACGTGATCGATGAAATTGTCGATGCCGTCAAGGAACTGTCCCAAAACCGCACCGGGGCACTGTTGATTCTTGAGATCGACAAGCCCATCGATGAGCGAGACTTCACAGTGCCGGGGGTGCGCCTCAATGCGGAGGTTTCGAAGGAGCTAATTCAAACTATTTTTCAGACCAGCACGCTGCTTCACGATGGGGCCATGCTGGTGCGGGGGTCGCGAATTGCGGCTGCGGGGGTAATTTTGCCAATTTCGGAGCGGGTGGCCTCACGCCAGCTGGGCACCCGCCACCGGGCGGCCATGGGCATCACCGAACGGGTAGAGCACTGTCTCTGTGTGGTGGTATCGGAAGAAACAGGCTCTATTTCTTTGGCGGAAGGCGGTATTCTAGATCGGCCTCTGACTAGCAGCCGCCTGCGCAGTATTCTGCGGTCTAAGTTTTCAAAATCGGTAGATCGCGAGGCGGTAGCCCCCCAGCTCAGAAGCCTTGGTCGGCGGCTGGGCAGCCTTGGGGTTACCTACGTGCTGCGCTTGTTTCGTCTCCCCTCATCGTCTCCCCGAGAGAAAAAATGA
- the lysA gene encoding diaminopimelate decarboxylase, which produces MVSTSSEPASTADSRQYLPPTDSTADLSPNQLLLPLTATVTADHHLSVGGCDVVDLVERFGTPLYILDDHTLRTACRQYRQGFERYYPGQALVLYASKAWSCLAVCAIVTDEGLGIDVVSAGELLTATEAGAAPANIYFHGNNKSFEELTLAVEVGCRVVVDNWLELKTLGEIASREGKTVPILLRVTPGIECHTHEYIRTGHLDSKFGFDPDQIESVFEFLAGQPQLHCLGVHAHIGSQIFELNPHTDLGGVMAQWMVTAQRYGLTLSELDVGGGLGIRYTEGDDPPSIDTWVKTVCDSVVAACQAEGIPLPRLLCEPGRSLVGPACVTAYRVGSQKVIPGLRTYAAIDGGMSDNPRPITYQSVYRALVANRMAAPLAETVTLAGKHCESGDILIKDAPLPELKSGDVVTIAGTGAYNYSMASNYNRVPRPAAVLVAEGDASLILRRETVADLLRQDCLPEALRPRAKST; this is translated from the coding sequence ATGGTTTCCACATCTTCTGAGCCGGCCTCTACTGCTGACAGCCGCCAGTACCTTCCCCCCACCGATTCCACCGCCGATCTGTCCCCCAACCAGCTGCTGCTGCCCCTCACCGCCACCGTCACGGCTGACCACCATCTCAGCGTCGGAGGCTGCGATGTAGTCGACCTGGTGGAGCGGTTTGGCACCCCTCTCTATATTTTGGACGACCACACCCTGCGCACCGCCTGCCGCCAGTACCGCCAGGGCTTTGAGCGCTACTACCCCGGTCAGGCCCTGGTCCTCTACGCCTCTAAGGCCTGGAGCTGCCTGGCCGTCTGCGCGATTGTCACCGACGAGGGGTTGGGCATCGATGTGGTTTCCGCCGGGGAGTTGTTGACCGCCACCGAGGCCGGAGCCGCCCCCGCCAACATCTACTTCCACGGCAACAACAAGTCGTTCGAAGAACTGACCCTGGCCGTGGAGGTAGGCTGTCGTGTTGTCGTCGACAACTGGCTGGAGCTGAAGACCCTGGGCGAGATTGCCAGCCGCGAGGGCAAAACGGTGCCGATTTTGCTGCGAGTTACCCCCGGCATCGAGTGCCACACCCACGAGTACATTCGCACCGGCCACCTGGACAGCAAGTTTGGTTTTGACCCCGACCAGATCGAATCTGTGTTTGAGTTTTTGGCGGGCCAGCCTCAACTCCACTGCCTGGGGGTACATGCCCACATCGGCTCACAAATTTTTGAACTCAACCCCCACACCGATCTGGGCGGAGTCATGGCCCAGTGGATGGTCACCGCCCAGCGCTACGGCCTGACCCTGAGCGAGCTGGATGTGGGCGGCGGTCTGGGCATTCGCTACACCGAGGGCGATGACCCGCCGAGCATCGACACCTGGGTGAAGACGGTGTGCGACAGCGTGGTGGCCGCCTGTCAGGCGGAGGGAATCCCCCTGCCCCGGCTGCTGTGCGAACCGGGGCGATCGCTGGTGGGTCCGGCCTGTGTCACCGCCTATCGGGTCGGCAGTCAGAAGGTAATCCCCGGCCTGCGCACCTACGCTGCCATCGACGGCGGCATGTCCGACAATCCTCGCCCCATCACCTACCAGTCGGTGTACCGAGCCCTGGTGGCCAACCGGATGGCCGCGCCCCTGGCAGAAACGGTGACTCTCGCTGGTAAACACTGCGAGTCAGGCGATATTCTAATCAAGGATGCGCCGCTGCCCGAGTTGAAGAGCGGAGATGTCGTTACTATTGCGGGCACGGGTGCCTACAATTACAGCATGGCTTCGAACTACAACCGGGTGCCTCGGCCTGCGGCGGTGCTGGTGGCCGAAGGCGACGCCAGCTTGATTCTTCGTCGAGAAACCGTAGCCGATTTGCTTCGTCAGGATTGCTTACCTGAAGCCCTGCGACCCAGAGCCAAGTCCACCTAG
- the pgsA gene encoding CDP-diacylglycerol--glycerol-3-phosphate 3-phosphatidyltransferase: MNLPTWITVSRLLGVPILLVLLQAPTEAQRWWAAGLFVVAAGTDWLDGYLARRLNQVTDLGKFLDPLVDKLLVFAPLLMLVELGQVPAWGVFLIVAREVTIAGWRVNPVLQAGGAVPGANLWGKAKTVVQIAAIALLLAPHPTAWDGVALALFWLAVGLTLVSGLVYLWPQIQPSRTA, encoded by the coding sequence ATGAATCTCCCCACCTGGATCACCGTCTCCCGCCTGCTCGGCGTACCGATCCTGCTGGTTCTGCTCCAGGCTCCAACGGAGGCCCAGCGCTGGTGGGCGGCAGGCCTCTTTGTGGTGGCGGCGGGCACCGACTGGCTGGATGGCTACCTGGCCCGCAGGCTCAACCAGGTCACCGACCTGGGCAAGTTTTTAGACCCCCTGGTGGACAAGCTGCTGGTGTTTGCCCCACTGCTGATGCTGGTCGAGCTGGGACAGGTACCTGCCTGGGGCGTTTTTTTGATCGTGGCGCGGGAGGTTACGATCGCGGGCTGGCGCGTCAACCCCGTGCTTCAGGCCGGAGGGGCGGTGCCGGGAGCCAACCTGTGGGGCAAGGCCAAAACCGTGGTGCAGATCGCCGCGATCGCGCTGCTGCTGGCCCCGCACCCAACGGCCTGGGACGGGGTAGCCCTGGCGCTGTTTTGGCTGGCGGTGGGGCTGACTCTGGTGTCGGGACTGGTCTATCTCTGGCCCCAGATCCAGCCCAGCCGCACCGCCTAG
- a CDS encoding isoprenyl transferase translates to MTTKPVVRHALPADLKPDRLPRHVAVIMDGNGRWAKRRGLPRIMGHRRGVDTLKTLLRCCRDWGISALTAYAFSTENWGRPVEEVDFLMALFERVLRQELLEMMEENVRIRFVGNLAALPESLQGEIHQAVTQTQGNHGIEFTVATNYGGRQEIVQACRAIAEQVQRGELDPSDISEDLFSRHLYTAEISDPDLLIRTSGEMRISNFLLWQLAYAEIYVTDTLWPDFDISEFHRAIFAYQQRDRRFGKVKG, encoded by the coding sequence ATGACCACCAAGCCTGTTGTTCGACATGCCCTGCCCGCCGACCTCAAGCCCGATCGCCTCCCCCGGCATGTGGCGGTGATTATGGACGGCAACGGGCGCTGGGCTAAACGGCGCGGGCTGCCGCGCATTATGGGTCACCGCCGCGGGGTGGACACCCTCAAAACGCTGCTGCGCTGCTGCCGCGACTGGGGCATTAGTGCCCTCACCGCCTACGCCTTTTCCACTGAGAACTGGGGCCGTCCGGTGGAGGAGGTGGATTTTTTGATGGCGCTGTTTGAACGGGTGCTGCGCCAGGAACTGCTGGAGATGATGGAGGAGAATGTCCGGATTCGCTTTGTCGGCAACCTGGCCGCCCTGCCCGAATCCCTCCAGGGCGAAATTCACCAGGCGGTGACTCAAACCCAGGGCAACCACGGCATTGAGTTCACGGTAGCCACCAACTACGGCGGTCGCCAGGAGATTGTGCAGGCCTGCCGCGCGATCGCCGAGCAGGTGCAGCGGGGCGAGCTCGACCCCAGCGACATCAGTGAAGACCTGTTTAGCCGCCACCTTTACACAGCCGAGATCAGCGACCCGGACCTGCTGATTCGCACCAGCGGCGAAATGCGAATCAGCAACTTTTTGCTGTGGCAGCTGGCCTACGCCGAGATCTATGTCACCGATACCCTCTGGCCCGATTTTGATATTTCGGAGTTTCACCGGGCGATTTTTGCCTACCAGCAGCGCGATCGCCGGTTTGGCAAAGTCAAGGGATAA
- the mtnA gene encoding S-methyl-5-thioribose-1-phosphate isomerase, which translates to MKINGEPTRTIRLHRDNPRIVQVIDQRQLPHQFTWMDLTTADEAAYAIKDMVVRGAPLIGATAALGLYLAALEVSSADDFRGPLYQAAERLGQTRPTAVNLHWALNSQLKALGQVTTAAEAVERLRQNAEAILDADEEQCYQIGRHGVGLIEAIYARTGQTVNILTHCNAGWLACVDWGTATSPIYQAHDRGIPVHVWVDETRPRNQGAKLTAWELGQHGVPHTVIPDNAGGHLMQHGLVDLAIVGSDRTTRQGDVANKIGTYLKALAAHDNDVPFYVALPSSTLDWTLRDGVKEIPIEQRSQDEVKYMDGLSPRGVTSVLICPEASPAANYGFDVTPARLVTGLITERGICAASEEGLLSLFPEQSAQ; encoded by the coding sequence ATGAAAATCAACGGCGAACCGACCAGAACCATTCGTCTGCACCGCGACAATCCCCGCATTGTGCAGGTGATTGATCAGCGCCAGCTGCCCCACCAGTTCACCTGGATGGATTTGACCACCGCCGATGAGGCCGCCTACGCCATCAAAGACATGGTGGTGCGGGGCGCGCCGCTGATTGGGGCCACCGCCGCTCTGGGGCTTTACCTGGCCGCCCTGGAGGTCAGCTCGGCAGACGACTTTCGCGGCCCCCTGTACCAGGCGGCGGAGCGCCTCGGCCAAACTCGCCCCACGGCGGTCAACCTCCACTGGGCGCTGAACTCGCAACTCAAGGCGCTGGGGCAGGTGACGACCGCTGCCGAGGCGGTGGAGCGACTGCGCCAAAACGCCGAAGCCATCCTCGATGCTGACGAGGAGCAGTGCTACCAGATTGGCCGCCATGGCGTGGGGCTGATTGAGGCGATCTACGCCCGCACCGGACAGACCGTGAATATTTTGACCCACTGTAATGCGGGCTGGTTGGCCTGTGTGGACTGGGGCACCGCCACCTCGCCCATCTACCAGGCCCACGATCGCGGCATCCCCGTCCACGTGTGGGTGGATGAAACCCGCCCCCGCAACCAGGGGGCCAAGCTCACCGCCTGGGAACTGGGCCAGCACGGGGTGCCCCACACCGTCATTCCCGACAACGCCGGAGGTCACCTGATGCAGCACGGCCTGGTGGACCTGGCGATCGTGGGCAGCGATCGCACCACCCGCCAGGGGGATGTGGCCAACAAAATCGGCACCTACCTGAAGGCCCTGGCCGCCCACGACAACGACGTCCCCTTCTACGTGGCCCTGCCCTCCTCCACCCTGGACTGGACCCTGCGGGACGGAGTCAAAGAAATCCCCATCGAGCAGCGCAGTCAGGATGAGGTGAAGTACATGGATGGGCTGTCGCCCCGGGGGGTGACCTCCGTGCTGATCTGCCCGGAGGCCTCCCCTGCCGCCAACTACGGGTTTGATGTCACCCCAGCCCGCCTGGTTACCGGGCTGATTACCGAACGGGGCATCTGTGCCGCTTCGGAGGAGGGGCTGCTGAGCCTGTTTCCCGAACAATCGGCACAATGA
- a CDS encoding ATP-dependent Clp protease ATP-binding subunit encodes MFERFTEKAIKVIMLAQEEARRLGHNFVGTEQILLGLIGEGTGVAAKVLKSMGVNLKDARIEVEKIIGRGSGFVAVEIPFTPRAKRVLELSLEEARQLGHNYIGTEHLLLGLIREGEGVAARVLENLGVDLSKVRTQVIRMLGETAEVSAGGGQGRTKTPTLDEFGSNLTQMAADGKLDPVVGRQKEIERVIQILGRRTKNNPVLIGEPGVGKTAIAEGLAQRIGNGDVPDILEDRRVVTLDIGLLVAGTKYRGEFEERLKKIMDEIRSAGNVILVIDEVHTLIGAGAAEGAIDAANILKPALARGELQCIGATTLDEYRKHIERDAALERRFQPVMVGEPSVEETIEILHGLRDRYEQHHKLKISDDALEAAAKLSDRYIADRFLPDKAIDLIDEAGSRVRLINSQLPPAAKELDRELRQVLKDKDNAVRSQDFDKAGELRDREMEIKAEIRAIAQNKATEDAEGEDQPVVGEEDIAHIVASWTGVPVSKLTESESEKLMHMEDTLHQRLIGQDEAVKAISRAIRRARVGLKNPNRPIASFVFSGPTGVGKTELAKSLASYFFGSEDSMIRLDMSEFMERHTVSKLIGSPPGYVGYNEGGQLTEAVRRRPYTVVLFDEIEKAHPDVFNMLLQILEDGRLTDAKGRTVDFKNTLLIMTSNIGSKVIEKGGGGLGFEFEQDQAESQYNRIRSLVNEELKQYFRPEFLNRLDEIIVFRQLTKDEVKEISDILLKEVFARLTEKNITLQVTERFKERLVEEGYNPSYGARPLRRAIMRLLEDTLAEEILSGRLGDGDTATVDVDDSGKVTIQAEQRRELISAES; translated from the coding sequence ATGTTTGAACGCTTCACAGAAAAAGCAATCAAGGTCATCATGCTGGCGCAGGAGGAAGCTCGTCGGTTAGGCCACAACTTCGTGGGTACCGAGCAGATTCTCCTGGGGTTAATTGGGGAAGGCACAGGCGTAGCCGCCAAGGTCTTGAAGTCGATGGGCGTCAACCTCAAGGACGCGCGCATCGAAGTCGAGAAGATCATTGGTCGCGGCTCCGGGTTTGTCGCCGTTGAAATTCCCTTTACCCCCCGAGCCAAGCGTGTGCTTGAACTCTCCCTGGAAGAGGCCCGTCAGCTCGGCCACAACTACATTGGCACTGAGCACCTGCTCCTGGGATTGATCCGCGAAGGCGAGGGGGTCGCGGCCCGCGTTCTCGAAAATCTGGGTGTTGACCTCTCGAAGGTGCGCACTCAGGTGATTCGCATGCTGGGTGAAACCGCTGAGGTGTCTGCCGGGGGCGGCCAGGGCCGTACCAAAACCCCTACCCTCGACGAGTTTGGCTCTAACCTGACGCAGATGGCCGCCGACGGCAAGCTGGATCCTGTGGTGGGCCGCCAAAAAGAAATCGAGCGCGTCATCCAGATTTTGGGCCGACGCACCAAAAACAACCCGGTGCTGATCGGCGAACCCGGTGTGGGTAAAACCGCGATTGCCGAAGGACTGGCCCAGCGCATCGGCAACGGCGACGTGCCGGACATTCTGGAAGACCGCCGCGTGGTGACGCTGGACATCGGCCTGCTAGTGGCCGGTACCAAGTACCGGGGCGAGTTCGAAGAGCGCCTGAAGAAAATCATGGACGAGATCCGCTCTGCCGGAAACGTCATCCTGGTGATCGACGAAGTCCACACCCTGATTGGGGCTGGAGCCGCCGAGGGAGCAATCGACGCCGCCAACATTCTCAAGCCTGCCCTGGCGCGGGGTGAACTCCAGTGCATCGGCGCGACCACGCTGGATGAGTACCGTAAGCACATCGAGCGGGATGCCGCCCTGGAGCGCCGCTTCCAGCCGGTGATGGTGGGCGAGCCCAGCGTGGAGGAAACCATCGAGATTCTCCACGGCCTGCGCGATCGCTACGAGCAGCACCACAAGCTGAAGATCTCCGACGACGCCCTGGAGGCCGCCGCCAAGCTCTCCGATCGCTACATTGCCGACCGCTTTTTGCCTGACAAAGCCATCGACCTGATTGATGAAGCGGGGTCTCGGGTGCGCCTGATCAACTCCCAGCTGCCGCCGGCGGCCAAGGAGCTCGATCGCGAGTTGCGCCAGGTGCTCAAGGACAAAGACAACGCCGTGCGCTCCCAGGACTTTGACAAGGCCGGGGAACTGCGCGATCGCGAGATGGAGATCAAGGCCGAAATCCGCGCGATCGCCCAAAACAAAGCCACCGAAGACGCCGAGGGCGAGGATCAGCCCGTGGTCGGCGAAGAGGACATTGCCCATATCGTCGCCTCCTGGACTGGCGTGCCGGTGAGCAAGCTTACCGAGTCCGAGTCCGAGAAGCTGATGCACATGGAAGACACCCTGCACCAGCGCCTGATCGGTCAGGACGAGGCGGTGAAGGCGATCTCCCGCGCCATTCGCCGGGCGCGGGTGGGCCTCAAGAACCCTAACCGACCCATTGCTAGCTTCGTCTTCTCCGGTCCTACCGGGGTGGGTAAGACCGAACTGGCCAAGTCTCTGGCCTCCTACTTCTTCGGCTCCGAGGATTCGATGATCCGCCTCGACATGTCCGAGTTTATGGAGCGCCACACCGTCTCCAAGCTGATTGGCTCCCCTCCGGGCTACGTGGGCTACAACGAGGGCGGTCAGCTGACCGAGGCGGTGCGCCGTCGGCCCTACACCGTGGTGCTGTTCGACGAGATCGAAAAAGCCCACCCCGACGTCTTCAACATGCTGCTGCAAATCCTGGAAGACGGTCGCCTCACCGACGCCAAGGGCCGCACGGTGGACTTCAAGAACACCCTGCTGATCATGACCTCCAACATCGGCTCCAAGGTGATCGAGAAGGGCGGCGGCGGTCTCGGCTTCGAGTTCGAGCAGGACCAGGCCGAATCCCAGTACAACCGCATCCGCTCCCTGGTGAACGAAGAACTCAAGCAGTATTTCCGGCCTGAGTTCCTCAACCGCCTCGACGAGATCATCGTCTTCCGTCAGCTCACCAAGGACGAGGTCAAGGAGATCTCCGACATTCTGCTCAAGGAGGTGTTTGCTCGACTCACCGAGAAGAACATCACCCTGCAGGTGACCGAGCGCTTCAAGGAGCGCCTGGTGGAGGAGGGCTACAACCCCAGCTACGGGGCCCGTCCGCTGCGTCGCGCGATCATGCGCCTGCTGGAGGACACCCTGGCCGAGGAGATTCTCTCCGGTCGTCTGGGCGATGGCGACACCGCCACCGTCGATGTGGACGACAGCGGCAAGGTCACCATCCAGGCCGAGCAGCGTCGTGAGCTAATTTCCGCCGAAAGCTAA
- a CDS encoding class II aldolase/adducin family protein, protein MIDEGVIKYRCQWTPGPSLAADQLADLMAWRDRLHQSGQIGQYPNGIGYGNISLRLSPGTFAVSGTQTGHLATTTPDHYTRVDSWDIDRNTLHCTGPIQASSESLTHAALYDFSPGIQAIIHVHNRDLWQRYQGELPTTAATVPYGTPAMAYEMERLLQQGDPAQQRILIMAGHEEGVLTFGASLDEAAQVLYRYL, encoded by the coding sequence ATGATCGATGAGGGCGTCATTAAGTACCGCTGCCAGTGGACCCCCGGCCCGTCCCTGGCAGCGGATCAGCTGGCGGATCTGATGGCGTGGCGCGATCGCCTCCACCAATCCGGCCAAATCGGCCAGTACCCCAACGGCATCGGCTACGGCAACATCAGCCTGCGCCTCTCGCCAGGTACCTTTGCCGTCTCCGGCACTCAAACCGGCCACCTGGCCACCACCACCCCCGACCACTACACCCGGGTGGATAGCTGGGACATCGATCGCAACACCCTGCACTGCACTGGCCCGATTCAAGCCTCGTCAGAATCCCTCACCCACGCCGCCCTCTACGACTTTAGTCCCGGGATCCAGGCCATAATTCACGTCCACAACCGCGACCTGTGGCAGCGCTACCAGGGCGAACTGCCCACCACCGCCGCCACCGTTCCCTACGGCACCCCGGCCATGGCCTACGAAATGGAGCGGCTGTTGCAGCAGGGCGATCCGGCCCAGCAGCGGATTTTGATCATGGCGGGCCATGAGGAGGGCGTGCTCACCTTTGGGGCCAGCCTCGATGAGGCCGCCCAGGTGTTGTACCGGTATCTGTAG